From Carya illinoinensis cultivar Pawnee chromosome 5, C.illinoinensisPawnee_v1, whole genome shotgun sequence, one genomic window encodes:
- the LOC122311309 gene encoding uncharacterized protein LOC122311309 isoform X3, translated as MTKGDSSDAKKHLCFFNADEDKDLHKALVDVKREFEQFDDLLHGDSIHFRSARWKVLFSDNFLKSCKNLKSITRKKSVIERLFKLSQGWRPKKRSSDPVCGSSSKIIKQFKVEDLYIVCANDIRKEWSDVVKELRYYQVLKVWDILPAGEIPKLIERLDNMFGKYTDDFLNRCKKKSLEGDLEVPESWSTSFDIVRFRNVANSENESDLVGCASDGGSYLENAKVSESLMLMKFYSFSFGVVGQLFSNKDSGELDLLFEVTDEEQEIIVFPRSAFILGRSGTGKTTVLTRKLLEKEKVLQMATELFYGVKSDNVVHSQENEVEENLGETERTILHQLFVTVSHKLCYAVKLQVTQHVSQLKSSICDGDCSKGTSSKDIDDFDDAVQFKDIPDSFVSVPTRSYPLVITFHKFLMMLDGTVGNSYFERFHEVRKLDPGRVGGRSIALETFIKLKEVNYERFSLSYWPHFNAKLIRKLDSSRVFTEIISHIKGGPQAVEEGDGKLSHDNYLLLSNSRVSSLSRQEREIIYELFQNYEKMKMKRGEFDLADLVIDLHRRLRIGSYTGDKFDFVYVDEVQDLTLSQIALFKYICKNVEEGFVFSGDTAQTIARGIDFRFQDIRSLFYKKFLLESKSCGHDKREEKGIMSKIFHLSQNFRTHDGVLKLAQSVIELLYHFFPQSIDVLEPENSLVYGEAPILLESGSNENAIITIFGKSGASIVGFGAEQVILVRDDSARKEVAKYVGKQALVLTIVECKGLEFQDVLLYNFFGSSPLQNKWRIIYEYMKEYDLLDSTSPSTFSTKHNVLCSELKQLYVAITRTRQRLWICENTEEFCKPMFDYWKKKHLVQVRQLDYLLAQAMQVASSSEEWRSRGMKLYHDCNYEIATMCFARAGDTYWERRSKAIGLRATADRMRHLNPEAANGILREAADIFEAIGKDDFAAYCFCELGEYERAGKLYLEKCGESELEKAGECFSLAGCYELAADVYARGYFFPECLKVCSKGKLFDKGLEYIRYWKKDATMDFGMVRRGKVIEKLEREFLEGCAHHYYERKDHKSMMRFVKGFHSVELMREFLKRLGCFDELLLLEEELGNFLEAANIAKLRGEILKVSDLLGKAGNFKEASMLILLFVLSSSLWTVGSKGWPLKQFTKKQELLAKAKSFAKNESNNFYACVCTEADVLSNEKTSVSVMKNSLNSSQRHKSAYGEIISARKIIDAHLHTNSSKYMWEDYFVFDRIKHSDQMISENQISVETLVYFWNFWKDHVLNIFKYLRSLETQDFNEYKQYGDFCLNYMGVWRQFRELNAIYILLNPGADWVRDLDNRFLHRNGKLVSINVRHLASTAGSYWSSEILSVGMQVLKHLEALYNLSLQNNLSIFCKSRSLTHIYEVAKSLLDCGYPDDKVLKRFVKFSAESFFGYVFPLDWQKSFAENMFSLRGSEVSKNLLQQAILENISSRGKLTYGKIGRVVMIILGLGKLNNDLYEKILKLFDGIDGNPPWKTFIQNLCGNVDISFPHATVPENISKSPREWSLLFRLHEALNDTYNANWMKENDYISPGCFLYLVECLLILASSFHGYFITSKSSFVEWFIYKEVDNYPNSTFVSEVQPFLGGIYESIINFVQQLLFNKKETLEWIRRSNINAKDYYPLLVFRSVAIICLVYLNSGSFLDSLSELLGRSYIIEHLPSEFYDVLRRRRKHLHLNVNVLAEAFKKVHNPLVIVRLEKNCSQFLCPDAIFVDMTEKPSWEDMLRVLHLQAVEASRCQIGAIEMGATNYCGEVLSLDSYDHEDYKLAPSNLAVQGDLNNMIGIKLAINYGYIWDGFEALKRLQIGGDPRCILKNDQAMKVYLGEYIHLLSIVMHECCRMNIYHEHENLFKEVASMLEELNLLSVALDARELQPGNNISTIGKVSKRLQSRRQHVEHFLNQFFLQLGIIHPVETLLGRSNISEQLPSELYDVFRRRGKHLHMNVNVLAEAFKKVHNPPTIVSLGKNCSQFLYPDSIFVDMTAKQSWEDMSRVLRLLAVEASRGQIGAIEVGATNSCGEVLSLDSYDHGGYKLAPSNLAGQGDLNKIIGIKLAIHYSYIWDRFEALKPLEIGGDPRCILKNDQAMKEVATMLEELNLLSFALDVREPQPRNNISTIGKHSKRLQSRRQHVKTFLNQLFFHLSIIHLVETLLGRSYITKQLPSEFYDVFRRRGKPLHMNVNVLAEAFRKVHNPLVIVSLRKNCSQFLCPDAIFVDMTAKQSWEDMLRVLCLWTVEASRGQIGAIEVGATNACGEVLSLNSHDQWGYKLASSNLAGQGDLNSIIRIKLPINYSYFWDIFKALKPLEIGGDPRCMLENDQEMNVNLGEFIHLKSIIMRECRQMNIYHEHENLLKEVAGMLKELNLLFVALDARESRPESNISTIGKLYKRLQSRRQHVEPFLNQNQICNQSRVEQHHHTNFNSKISSKGLGSFGGIENLSETQIASTSDKTSWRNISKLLIFGGAVVLACNLDWGLLTKAIISSVARRFANSRNRS; from the exons ATGACGAAGGGAGACAGTTCAGATGCTAAGAAACATCTGTGTTTCTTTAATGCTGATGAAGACAAGGATTTACACAAGGCACTTGTAGATGTGAAGAGAGAGTTTGAACAATTTGATGATTTGCTGCATGGAGACAGCATACATTTCAGAAGTGCTAGGTGGAAG GTTCTTTTCAGTGATAATTTTCTGAaatcatgtaaaaatttgaaGTCTATAACGagaaaaaaatctgttatagaACGTCTATTTAAACTTTCCCAGGGTTGGAGACCCAAGAAGAGAAGTTCAGATCCAGTGTGTGGAAGTTCTTCAAAGATCATAAAGCAATTTAAGGTTGAAGATCTTTATATTGTTTGTGCAAACGACATCAGAAAGGAATGGAGTGACGTAGTAAAGGAACTGAGGTACTATCAAGTTTTGAAGGTCTGGGATATATTACCTGCAGGGGAAATTCCAAAATTAATCGAACGGCTTGACAACATGTTTGGGAAATATACAGATGACTTTCTTAATCGCTGCAAAAAGAAAAGTCTTGAGGG GGATTTGGAAGTTCCGGAGAGTTGGTCAACCTCTTTTGATATTGTACGGTTTAGGAATGTTGCTaatagtgaaaatgagagtgatttAGTTGGTTGCGCATCTGATGGTGGAAGTTATCTTGAGAATGCAAAGGTTAGTGAGAGTCTGATGCTGATGAAATTTTACTCTTTCTCATTTGGTGTAGTGGGTCAGTTGTTTTCAAACAAGGATAGTGGTGAATTGGATCTTCTATTTGAAGTAACTGACGAAGAGCAGGAGATAATCGTTTTTCCTAGAAGTGCTTTTATACTTGGACGGTCAGGTACTGGGAAAACCACTGTTTTGACTAGAAAGTTGTTAGAGAAAGAAAAGGTGCTCCAGATGGCAACAGAATTATTTTATGGTGTGAAGAGCGATAACGTTGTGCATAGCCAAGAGAATGAGGTTGAGGAGAACTTGGGGGAAACAGAGAGAACTATATTGCACCAGCTTTTTGTGACAGTGAGCCATAAACTGTGTTATGCTGTCAAGCTACAAGTCACACAACACGTTTCTCAGTTGAAAAG ctcTATCTGTGATGGTGATTGCTCTAAAGGTACTAGTTCAAAGGATATTGATGATTTTGACGATGCTGTTCAATTCAAGGACATCCCAGATTcttttgttagtgttcctaccAGGTCCTATCCTCTTGTGATAACATTTCATAAATTTTTGATGATGCTTGATGGAACTGTGGGCAATTCCTACTTTGAAAGATTCCATGAAGTGAGAAAACTTGATCCTGGTCGAGTTGGTGGTAGATCGATTGCCTTAGAGACCTTTATAAAGTTGAAGGAAGTTAATTATGAGAGGTTTAGTTTATCATACTGGCCCCATTTCAATGCCAAGCTAATTAGAAAGCTTGACTCTTCCAGAGTTTTCACAGAGattatttctcatataaaaGGTGGCCCACAAGCTGTAGAAGAAGGTGATGGTAAGCTCAGTCATGACAACTATCTTTTACTATCAAATAGTCGTGTTTCCAGTTTAAGTagacaagagagagaaataatatatgAGCTCtttcaaaattatgaaaagatgaagatgaaaaggGGTGAGTTTGATTTGGCTGATCTTGTGATAGATCTACACCGTCGTTTGAGAATTGGAAGCTACACTGGtgataaatttgattttgtatATGTAGATGAGGTTCAGGATCTTACATTGAGCCAAATTgcattattcaaatatatctGCAAAAATGTGGAAGAAGGTTTTGTTTTCTCTGGTGATACGGCACAAACTATTGCAAGGGGAATTGATTTTAGGTTCCAGGATATACGATCTCTATTCTACAAGAAGTTTCTTCTGGAATCAAAAAGCTGTGGACATgataaaagagaagaaaaaggaataatGTCAAAAATTTTCCATTTGAGCCAGAACTTCCGTACTCATGATGGGGTTCTCAAACTAGCACAAAGTGTTATTGAACTTCtatatcatttctttcctcaATCGATTGATGTTTTGGAGCCTGAGAATAGTCTTGTGTATGGAGAAGCTCCGATTTTACTTGAATCAGGGAGCAATGAAAATGCAATCATCACTATTTTTGGAAAAAGTGGAGCAAGTATTGTTGGCTTTGGTGCGGAGCAGGTAATATTGGTACGGGATGATTCTGCTCGGAAGGAAGTTGCCAAATATGTTGGGAAGCAAGCTCTTGTTCTAACTATTGTGGAGTGTAAGGGCCTTGAGTTTCAG GATGTATTGTTGTACAACTTTTTTGGCTCATCACCTTTGCAAAATAAATGGAGGATAATATATGAATACATGAAGGAATATGATTTACTGGACTCAACTTCGCCAAGCACCTTTTCCACTAAACACAATGTCTTGTGCTCAGAACTAAAGCAACTTTATGTAGCTATCACACGAACAAGGCAGAGATTGTGGATTTGTGAGAATACAGAGGAGTTCTGCAAACCTATGTTTGACTATTGGAAGAAAAAGCATCTTGTCCAAGTTAGACAACTGGACTACTTACTTGCTCAAGCAATGCAAGTTGCTAGCAGTTCAGAGGAGTGGAGGTCAAGGGGCATGAAG TTATATCATGATTGTAACTATGAAATAGCAACAATGTGCTTTGCAAGAGCCGGAGATACTTATTGGGAAAGAAGATCTAAGGCTATTGGCCTTAGAGCCACAGCTGACCGAATGCGGCATTTGAATCCTGAAGCAGCAAATGGTATACTTAGGGAAGCTGCTGATATATTTGAAGCAATAGGCAAGGATGATTTTGCTGCCTATTGTTTTTGTGAGTTGGGGGAGTATGAAAGAGCAG GCAAGctatatttagaaaaatgtgGGGAGTCAGAGCTGGAGAAAGCTGGGGAATGCTTTTCTCTTGCAGGATGTTATGAACTTGCAGCTGATGTTTATGCTAGGGGCTATTTTTTCCCAGAATGTTTAAAAGTTTGTTCCAAGGGAAAATTATTTGACAAGGGTTTGGAGTACATTCGCTATTGGAAAAAGGATGCAACTATGGATTTTGGCATGGTTAGAAGAGGAAAAGTAATAGAAAAACTTGAACGAGAGTTTCTAGAAGGTTGTGCTCATCATTATTATGAGCGTAAAGATCACAAATCTATGATGAGGTTTGTTAAAGGTTTTCATTCGGTAGAATTGATGCGAGAGTTTTTGAAGCGTCTGGGTTGCTTTGATGAGCTTTTGTTGTTGGAAGAAGAATTGGGCAACTTCTTAGAGGCTGCAAACATTGCGAAGCTAAGAGGGGAGATACTAAAGGTTTCTGATCTCCTTGGGAAGGCCGGTAATTTCAAAGAAGCATCCATGTTAATTCTCCTCTTTGTGTTGTCTAGCTCATTATGGACAGTTGGAAGTAAAGGTTGGCCTTTAAAGCAGTTTACAAAGAAGCAAGAGCTTTTGGCAAAAGCAAAGTCATTTGCTAAGAACGAGTCCAACAACTTCTATGCTTGTGTTTGTACAGAGGCTGATGTTTTATCAAACGAGAAGACTAGTGTGTCTGTCAtgaaaaattctttaaattcttCTCAGAGACATAAGAGTGCTTATGGTGAAATAATATCTGCTCGAAAAATTATAGATGCTCATCTTCATACAAACTCGTCAAAGTATATGTGGgaggattattttgtttttgatcgAATAAAGCATTCGGATCAGATGATCTCCGAAAATCAGATTTCTGTAGAAACACTTGTTtacttttggaatttttggaaaGATCATGTTCTGAACATTTTCAAGTATCTTAGAAGTCTTGAAACCCAAGATTTTAATGAATATAAACAATATGGAGATTTCTGTTTGAATTACATGGGAGTCTGGAGACAGTTCCGTGAACTCAACGCAATATATATTTTGCTCAACCCTGGTGCTGATTGGGTGAGAGATTTGGATAATCGATTCCTTCATCGGAATGGAAAGTTGGTTTCTATTAATGTTCGCCATTTAGCTTCGACTGCTGGAAGTTACTGGTCTTCAGAGATACTTTCTGTTGGCATGCAAGTTTTGAAGCATCTTGAAGCTCTATATAATCTCTCATTACAGAATAACCTCTCCATCTTCTGCAAAAGTAGATCACTTACTCATATATATGAGGTTGCAAAGTCTCTTTTGGATTGCGGGTACCCAGATGATAAGGTATTAAAGAGATTTGTCAAATTTTCTGCTGAATCTTTCTTTGGCTATGTATTTCCTCTAGATTGGCAAAAATCATTTGCAGAGAACATGTTTTCTCTGAGAGGGAGTGAAGTTTCTAAAAATTTACTACAGCAAGCGATATTAGAAAACATCAGCTCGAGGGGTAAGCTAACTTATGGGAAAATTGGAAGAGTCGTGATGATAATTCTTGGATTGGGTAAGCTAAACAATGATTTGTATGAgaagattttaaaattgtttgatGGTATAGATGGGAACCCACCCTGGAAAACATTCATTCAGAATCTTTGTGGGAATGTTGATATTTCATTTCCACACGCTACTGTACCTGAAAATATCAGTAAATCTCCAAGAGAGTGGTCTCTTCTATTCAGGCTCCATGAAGCTTTGAATGATACCTATAATGCCAACTGGATGAAAGAAAATGACTACATATCTCCTGGTTGTTTCTTGTATCTTGTTGAGTGCCTATTGATCTTGGCATCCTCCTTCCATGGTTACTTCATCACTTCGAAGTCTTCTTTTGTTGAATGGTTTATCTACAAAGAGGTAGATAACTACCCAAATTCCACTTTTGTTTCTGAAGTGCAACCTTTCCTAGGAGGAATCTATGAGTCAATTATCAATTTTGTTCAGCAGCTTCTTTTCAATAAGAAGGAGACACTTGAATGGATCAGAAGGTCTAATATTAATGCAAAGGATTACTATCCGTTGCTGGTGTTCAGATCGGTTGCTATAATATGTTTAGTTTATTTGAACTCTGGGAGTTTTTTGGATTCACTTTCTGAATTGCTTGGTAGGAGCTATATCATTGAGCATCTTCCATCCGAATTTTATGATGTCCTTAGGAGAAGACGGAAACATTTACATCTGAATGTAAATGTGCTTGCTGAAGCATTTAAGAAGGTTCACAATCCTCTTGTAATTGTGAGATTAGAAAAGAATTGTTCGCAATTTTTATGTCCAGATGCCATTTTTGTTGATATGACGGAAAAGCCATCCTGGGAGGACATGTTGAGAGTCCTGCATCTTCAAGCAGTTGAAGCCTCTCGATGTCAAATTGGAGCTATTGAAATGGGTGCAACTAATTATTGTGGTGAAGTTCTTTCGTTAGATAGTTATGACCACGAGGATTATAAGCTCGCACCTTCAAACTTGGCAGTTCAGGGTGATTTGAACAACATGATTGGAATCAAGCTAGCAATTAATTATGGTTACATTTGGGATGGATTCGAAGCTTTGAAGCGACTGCAAATTGGTGGAGATCCAAGGTGCATTTTGAAAAATGACCAAGCAATGAAG GTATACCTGGGGGAATATATTCACCTTTTAAGTATTGTTATGCATGAATGTTGTCGGATGAATATTTACCATGAACATGAGAACTTATTCAAGGAAGTAGCTAGCATGCTTGAGGAACTGAATCTACTCTCTGTTGCATTGGATGCGAG GGAACTGCAACCTGGGAACAATATTTCAACGATTGGCAAAGTTTCCAAGAGATTACAGTCAAGAAGACAACATGTCGAACATTTCTTGAATCAGTTTTTCTTGCAACTTGGCATAATACATCCGGTAGAGACATTACTTGGTAGGAGCAATATCAGTGAGCAACTTCCATCCGAATTGTATGATGTCTTTAGGAGAAGAGGGAAACATTTACATATGAATGTAAATGTGCTTGCTGAAGCATTTAAGAAGGTCCACAATCCTCCTACAATTGTGAGTTTGGGAAAGAATTGTTCACAATTTTTATATCCAGATTCCATTTTTGTTGATATGACGGCAAAGCAGTCCTGGGAGGACATGTCAAGAGTCCTACGCCTTCTGGCAGTCGAAGCCTCTCGAGGTCAAATTGGAGCTATTGAAGTGGGTGCAACTAATTCTTGTGGTGAAGTTCTTTCGTTAGACAGTTATGACCACGGGGGTTATAAGCTCGCACCTTCAAACTTGGCAGGTCAGGGTGATTTGAACAAGATAATTGGAATCAAGCTAGCAATTCATTATAGTTACATTTGGGATAGATTTGAAGCTTTGAAGCCACTGGAGATTGGTGGAGATCCAAGGTGCATTTTGAAAAATGACCAAGCAATGAAG GAAGTAGCTACCATGCTCGAGGAACTGAATCTACTCTCTTTTGCATTGGATGTGAG GGAACCGCAACCCAGGAACAATATTTCAACGATTGGCAAACATTCCAAGAGATTACAGTCAAGAAGACAACATGTCAAAACTTTCCTAAATCAGCTTTTCTTCCATCTCAGCATAATACATCTGGTAGAGACATTGCTTGGAAGGAGCTACATCACTAAGCAACTTCCATCTGAATTTTATGATGTCTTTAGGAGGAGAGGGAAACCATTACATATGAATGTAAACGTGCTTGCTGAAGCATTTAGGAAGGTCCACAATCCTCTTGTAATTGTGAGTTTGAGAAAGAATTGTTCGCAATTTTTATGTCCAGATGCCATTTTTGTTGATATGACGGCAAAGCAGTCCTGGGAGGACATGTTGAGAGTCCTATGTCTTTGGACAGTTGAAGCCTCTCGAGGTCAAATTGGAGCTATCGAAGTGGGTGCAACTAATGCTTGTGGTGAAGTTCTTTCGTTAAACAGTCATGACCAATGGGGATATAAGCTCGCATCTTCAAACTTGGCAGGTCAGGGTGATTTGAATAGCATAATTAGAATCAAGCTACCAATTAATTATAGTTACTTTTGGGATATATTCAAAGCTTTGAAGCCACTGGAGATTGGTGGAGATCCAAGGTGCATGTTGGAAAATGACCAAGAAATGAAT GTAAACTTGGGGGAATTTATTCACCTTAAAAGTATTATTATGCGTGAATGCCGTCAGATGAATATTTACCACGAACATGAAAACTTGTTGAAGGAAGTAGCTGGCATGCTCAAGGAACTAAATCTACTTTTTGTTGCATTGGATGCGAG GGAATCCCGACCTGAGAGCAATATTTCAACGATTGGCAAACTTTACAAGAGATTACAGTCAAGAAGACAACATGTCGAACCTTTCTTGAATCAGAACCAAATTTGTAACCAATCTCGAG TGGAACAACATCACCACACAAATTTCAACTCCAAAATAAGTTCAAAGGGCCTGGGATCCTTTGGAGGGATTGAAAATTTGTCGGAGACACAGATAGCATCGACATCTGACAAAACATCATGGAGGAATATATCAAAGCTCCTCATTTTTGGTGGCGCTGTTGTACTTGCTTGTAATCTCGATTGGGGACTATTGACTAAGGCAATTATATCTAGTGTGGCCAGAAGGTTTGCAAATTCAAGAAACAGATCGTAA